In Tolypothrix sp. NIES-4075, the following proteins share a genomic window:
- a CDS encoding type II toxin-antitoxin system RelE/ParE family toxin translates to MEAQPRDIQRYVTFDDRVPFDEWFDSLRDKKTKNKVEARLERVKLGNLGEYRSLKEGVCELKIDYGPGYRIYFGQIGTTIVLLLCGGDKSTQDQDILKAIEYWKDYRS, encoded by the coding sequence ATGGAAGCACAACCAAGAGATATTCAGCGTTATGTCACCTTTGATGACAGAGTTCCTTTTGATGAGTGGTTTGATTCTCTCCGGGATAAAAAAACCAAAAATAAGGTTGAGGCAAGGTTAGAGCGAGTTAAACTTGGTAATTTAGGAGAGTATCGCTCACTAAAAGAGGGAGTTTGTGAATTAAAAATTGATTATGGTCCAGGTTACCGAATTTATTTTGGACAAATTGGAACAACAATCGTGCTGCTTTTGTGTGGAGGAGATAAAAGCACTCAAGACCAAGATATTCTTAAAGCAATAGAATACTGGAAAGATTATAGGAGTTAA
- a CDS encoding HD domain-containing protein, with product MLSERFTEALTYATQLHANQIRKGSGVPYIAHLLGVASIALEYGANEDEAIAALLHDAIEDQGGATTREEIRRRFGDNVTAIVDGCTDSDTIPKPPWRQRKEAYIAHIPTASPSVLLVSGADKLYNAQSIRKDYRVLGESLWERFKGGKEGTLWYYRTLVDTFHKTGSIPMIEELERVVAEIEVLASSADYSGG from the coding sequence ATGCTTTCAGAACGCTTTACCGAAGCCCTTACCTACGCTACACAACTTCACGCAAACCAAATTCGTAAAGGTTCGGGTGTTCCTTATATCGCTCATTTGTTAGGTGTCGCCAGTATTGCCTTAGAATATGGGGCAAATGAAGATGAAGCGATCGCAGCCCTTTTACATGATGCCATAGAAGACCAAGGTGGAGCGACAACCAGAGAAGAAATTCGCCGTCGCTTTGGAGACAATGTAACAGCAATTGTCGATGGTTGCACTGACTCTGACACTATACCTAAACCACCTTGGCGACAACGTAAAGAAGCATATATTGCTCATATTCCTACAGCATCGCCATCGGTGTTACTTGTTTCCGGAGCCGATAAACTGTATAATGCTCAATCAATTCGCAAAGATTATCGCGTGTTGGGCGAATCACTTTGGGAACGCTTTAAAGGTGGCAAAGAAGGTACGCTTTGGTATTATAGAACGCTTGTAGATACTTTCCACAAAACTGGATCGATCCCCATGATTGAAGAATTAGAAAGGGTGGTTGCAGAAATAGAAGTTTTGGCTAGTTCGGCTGATTATTCGGGTGGGTGA
- a CDS encoding helix-turn-helix domain-containing transcriptional regulator: MPKSLPYHDFLISHLKDPSYAAGYIEAILEEEDPEPELLKMALSNVAEALGEQNMTPEQAKVHLEKLDELLSQRGSEAIYNLGTWLNALGLKLTVTVVEKADNTNTNAAISSELTVK, translated from the coding sequence ATGCCCAAAAGCTTACCTTACCATGACTTTTTAATTTCGCATCTCAAAGACCCAAGTTATGCTGCTGGTTATATTGAGGCTATTTTAGAGGAAGAAGATCCAGAACCGGAACTGCTGAAAATGGCACTTAGCAATGTAGCTGAAGCGCTTGGTGAACAAAATATGACACCAGAACAAGCAAAAGTGCATCTAGAAAAACTAGACGAATTGCTATCACAACGCGGCAGCGAGGCGATTTATAATCTGGGAACTTGGTTAAATGCTTTGGGATTAAAGTTAACTGTTACTGTTGTTGAAAAAGCAGATAATACTAACACAAATGCTGCGATTAGCTCCGAATTAACTGTTAAGTAG
- a CDS encoding AI-2E family transporter, translating into MRRSASVKSLLFYGLSGPIIALNIWLVSQFYRLFQHPITILIVAAILAFLLNYPVKFFERARITRTQAVIIVLLTALTLFIILGVTLVPVVVDQTLQLLNKIPGLLSASQENLQQFEALARQRRLPLDLRVVSNQINVSIQSAVQQLASSAVGVAGTLLSGLLNIVLIVVLAFYMLLYGDRVWSGMVNLLPSNIRVPLITSLRLNFHNFFLSQLLLGLFMIVCLTPIFLILKVPFALLFAILIGISELIPFIGASLGIGLVVILVLLQSWLLAIQVAIAALLLQQVKDNLIAPKLFGDFIGLNPIWIFVSILMGFEIAGFLGTLVAVPIAGTIKGTFDAMKNGKTEFGSITIPHPPE; encoded by the coding sequence ATGCGCCGTTCAGCCTCTGTTAAAAGTCTGTTATTCTATGGTCTGAGCGGTCCAATTATCGCTCTGAATATTTGGTTGGTATCTCAGTTTTATCGCTTATTTCAGCATCCAATTACCATTTTGATCGTTGCCGCGATTCTTGCTTTTTTACTGAATTATCCAGTTAAGTTTTTTGAACGCGCTCGAATTACGCGCACTCAGGCAGTAATTATAGTTTTGCTGACAGCTTTAACGCTGTTTATAATTCTGGGTGTGACCTTAGTGCCCGTAGTAGTTGACCAAACGCTTCAACTTTTAAATAAAATTCCTGGTTTGTTAAGCGCTAGTCAAGAAAATTTACAACAGTTTGAGGCGTTGGCGAGACAGCGGCGTTTGCCATTAGATTTGAGGGTTGTGAGCAATCAAATCAATGTCAGTATTCAGAGTGCGGTGCAACAACTAGCCTCTAGTGCTGTGGGTGTGGCTGGGACGCTGTTATCAGGATTGCTCAATATAGTTTTAATAGTCGTACTGGCATTTTACATGCTTTTGTATGGCGATCGCGTTTGGTCTGGTATGGTTAATCTCTTACCATCTAACATTCGAGTCCCCTTAATTACATCTTTACGCCTTAATTTCCACAACTTTTTCCTCAGCCAACTTTTGCTGGGGCTGTTTATGATAGTTTGTCTCACCCCGATTTTCTTGATTCTCAAGGTGCCGTTTGCTTTGTTGTTTGCCATACTTATTGGCATCTCCGAACTAATTCCTTTTATTGGGGCGTCTCTTGGTATCGGTTTGGTGGTAATTTTGGTACTGCTGCAAAGTTGGTTGCTAGCAATTCAAGTCGCAATAGCAGCGCTTTTGTTGCAGCAGGTTAAAGATAATTTGATAGCACCCAAATTATTCGGCGATTTTATCGGGCTTAATCCCATCTGGATTTTCGTTTCTATTTTGATGGGATTTGAAATTGCTGGGTTTTTGGGAACACTTGTTGCTGTGCCGATCGCAGGTACTATTAAAGGTACTTTCGATGCGATGAAAAACGGCAAAACTGAATTTGGTTCAATTACTATTCCTCACCCACCCGAATAA
- the pdxH gene encoding pyridoxamine 5'-phosphate oxidase gives MDKAIADLRKDYTLEGLSVSEVDLNPFRQFKKWFNQALDAQLPEPNAMTIATATPEGNPSARMVLLKDFDERGFVFYTNYNSQKGQELAENPQASLVFWWAELERQVRIYGRVEKVSEYESDEYFHSRPLNSRLGAWASNQSEVIENREVLEQRLQELQVKYENQDVPRPQHWGGVRVIPTKIEFWQGRPSRLHDRLLYTCLDDKSWKIERLSP, from the coding sequence ATGGACAAAGCTATAGCTGACCTTCGCAAAGATTATACCTTAGAGGGTCTAAGCGTCTCGGAAGTTGATTTAAATCCTTTTAGACAGTTTAAAAAATGGTTCAATCAGGCACTAGATGCCCAACTTCCCGAACCGAATGCCATGACTATTGCCACTGCTACACCAGAGGGCAATCCGTCGGCAAGAATGGTGCTACTGAAAGATTTTGATGAGCGTGGTTTTGTTTTTTACACTAACTATAATAGTCAAAAAGGACAAGAATTAGCAGAAAATCCCCAGGCATCTCTTGTTTTTTGGTGGGCAGAACTAGAACGACAAGTCCGTATTTATGGACGGGTTGAGAAAGTTTCGGAATACGAGTCAGATGAGTATTTTCACAGTCGTCCGTTAAATAGTCGCTTGGGTGCGTGGGCATCTAATCAAAGCGAGGTGATAGAAAACAGAGAAGTTCTTGAGCAACGCTTGCAAGAACTTCAGGTAAAATATGAAAATCAAGATGTGCCGCGACCGCAGCACTGGGGAGGGGTGCGAGTGATCCCCACAAAAATTGAGTTTTGGCAAGGACGCCCCAGCCGCCTGCACGATCGCTTGCTTTATACTTGCTTGGATGATAAAAGTTGGAAAATAGAGCGTTTGTCACCTTAA